A genomic region of Zea mays cultivar B73 chromosome 6, Zm-B73-REFERENCE-NAM-5.0, whole genome shotgun sequence contains the following coding sequences:
- the LOC100272541 gene encoding uncharacterized LOC100272541 translates to MSLPIALVVGIAGGATLLAVAAVLLALWCAARMRARRNRNSDTGSSDPSTLVEWGKGGRSSLAPDLEHQVARQFSLEDLVQATKNFSDTNIIGAGSFGLVYMGLLLDGTVVAIKRRVGAATQVFADEVRLLSEIRHRNIVTLIGYCQEGGLQMLVYEYLPNGSVCGHLYDNRKGSATRLEFKQRLSIAIGAAKGLNHLHSLDPPLIHKDFKTNNVLVDENFIAKVADAGLVRLIRGSDDAGPSRGFSNSVYQDPEVQSMTQFSESSDVYSFGVFLLELITGREAASLIPTESREYLAHWMEAHFSSNELIDPRLAGNFTAEGMKELVGLAFQCLNPSSRRRPRMRLVATELDRILETEMSMTTFMGDGTTIVTLGSQLFSS, encoded by the exons ATGTCATTGCCGATCGCCCTTGTAGTCGGCATTGCCGGTGGCGCCACCTTGCTCGCGGTGGCGGCCGTGCTGCTCGCGCTCTGGTGCGCTGCGCGGATGAGGGCGCGGCGTAACCGCAACTCCGACACTGGCTCCTCCGACCCCTCGACGCTAG TGGAGTGGGGAAAAGGGGGGCGCAGCTCGTTGGCACCGGACCTGGAGCATCAGGTTGCGAGGCAATTCTCGCTGGAGGACCTGGTGCAGGCCACCAAGAACTTCAGCGACACGAACATCATCGGCGCGGGGAGCTTCGGATTGGTGTACATGGGCCTGCTTCTCGATGGCACTGTTGTCGCGATCAAGAGGCGCGTGGGGGCAGCGACGCAGGTGTTTGCTGATGAG GTTAGGTTGCTTTCAGAGATTCGTCACCGAAACATTGTAACTCTCATTGGTTACTGTCAAGAAGGGGGTCTACAAATGCTGGTGTATGAGTACCTGCCCAATGGCAGTGTCTGTGGCCATCTGTATG ATAACAGGAAAGGCTCTGCAACACGGCTTGAGTTCAAACAAAGGCTCTCAATAGCTATTGGGGCAGCTAAAG GTTTGAATCATCTGCACAGTCTTGATCCTCCTTTGATACACAAGGACTTCAAGACAAACAATGTGCTGGTTGATGAAAATTTCATTGCAAAGGTGGCTGATGCTGGACTTGTTAGGTTAATTAGAGGATCTGACGATGCCGGCCCATCGCGTGGGTTCAGTAACAGTGTTTACCAAGATCCAGA GGTACAGTCGATGACTCAGTTCTCTGAAAGCAGTGATGTTTACAGCTTTGGAGTTTTTCTTTTGGAGCTAATTACTGGCAGGGAAGCAGCTTCCTTGATACCTACAGAGTCCAGAGAATATTTGGCACACTGG ATGGAAGCGCATTTCAGTTCAAATGAACTGATTGACCCAAGATTAGCCGGCAACTTCACTGCAGAAGGTATGAAGGAGCTTGTTGGTCTGGCCTTCCAATGCTTGAACCCATCATCAAGACGCCGACCGAGGATGAGGCTTGTTGCGACTGAACTAGACCGGATTCTAGAGACGGAGATGTCCATGACAACGTTCATGGGCGACGGAACCACCATTGTCACGCTCGGGAGTCAATTGTTCTCGTCGTGA
- the LOC100303962 gene encoding uncharacterized protein isoform X1 codes for MFLKKDILLCCTMNEKLSNYFLLVHQSLVIFFFFRVMQIRLMSFMRLLPQRLPQLIRQVEQDVETVIHVLQPGPIGIVEHKFTDTEILEARATVKRAVDNWRRNWTLEKNVGR; via the exons ATGTTTCTGAAAAAAGATATACTGTTATGTTGCACTATGAATGAGAAACTGTCGAATTATTTTCTGCTTGTTCATCAGAGTTTGgtaatcttcttcttcttccgagTTATGCAGATTAGGTTGATGTCTTTCATGAGACTATTGCCTCAAAGGCTACCCCAACTTATCAG GCAGGTGGAGCAAGATGTTGAGACTGTAATCCACGTTCTCCAGCCAGGTCCAATAGGAATTGTGGAGCACAAATTCACAGACACGGAGATCTTAGAGGCCAGGGCTACAGTGAAAAGAGCAGTGGATAATTGGCGAAGAAATTGGACCCTTGAGAAAAATGTTGGCAGATAA
- the LOC100272541 gene encoding uncharacterized isoform X1, producing MSLPIALVVGIAGGATLLAVAAVLLALWCAARMRARRNRNSDTGSSDPSTLVEWGKGGRSSLAPDLEHQVARQFSLEDLVQATKNFSDTNIIGAGSFGLVYMGLLLDGTVVAIKRRVGAATQVFADEVRLLSEIRHRNIVTLIGYCQEGGLQMLVYEYLPNGSVCGHLYDNRKGSATRLEFKQRLSIAIGAAKGLNHLHSLDPPLIHKDFKTNNVLVDENFIAKVADAGLVRLIRGSDDAGPSRGFSNSVYQDPEVQSMTQFSESSDVYSFGVFLLELITGREAASLIPTESREYLAHWVISTDM from the exons ATGTCATTGCCGATCGCCCTTGTAGTCGGCATTGCCGGTGGCGCCACCTTGCTCGCGGTGGCGGCCGTGCTGCTCGCGCTCTGGTGCGCTGCGCGGATGAGGGCGCGGCGTAACCGCAACTCCGACACTGGCTCCTCCGACCCCTCGACGCTAG TGGAGTGGGGAAAAGGGGGGCGCAGCTCGTTGGCACCGGACCTGGAGCATCAGGTTGCGAGGCAATTCTCGCTGGAGGACCTGGTGCAGGCCACCAAGAACTTCAGCGACACGAACATCATCGGCGCGGGGAGCTTCGGATTGGTGTACATGGGCCTGCTTCTCGATGGCACTGTTGTCGCGATCAAGAGGCGCGTGGGGGCAGCGACGCAGGTGTTTGCTGATGAG GTTAGGTTGCTTTCAGAGATTCGTCACCGAAACATTGTAACTCTCATTGGTTACTGTCAAGAAGGGGGTCTACAAATGCTGGTGTATGAGTACCTGCCCAATGGCAGTGTCTGTGGCCATCTGTATG ATAACAGGAAAGGCTCTGCAACACGGCTTGAGTTCAAACAAAGGCTCTCAATAGCTATTGGGGCAGCTAAAG GTTTGAATCATCTGCACAGTCTTGATCCTCCTTTGATACACAAGGACTTCAAGACAAACAATGTGCTGGTTGATGAAAATTTCATTGCAAAGGTGGCTGATGCTGGACTTGTTAGGTTAATTAGAGGATCTGACGATGCCGGCCCATCGCGTGGGTTCAGTAACAGTGTTTACCAAGATCCAGA GGTACAGTCGATGACTCAGTTCTCTGAAAGCAGTGATGTTTACAGCTTTGGAGTTTTTCTTTTGGAGCTAATTACTGGCAGGGAAGCAGCTTCCTTGATACCTACAGAGTCCAGAGAATATTTGGCACACTGGGTAATTTCTACTGACATGTAG
- the LOC100303962 gene encoding uncharacterized protein LOC100303962 gives MSFMRLLPQRLPQLIRQVEQDVETVIHVLQPGPIGIVEHKFTDTEILEARATVKRAVDNWRRNWTLEKNVGR, from the exons ATGTCTTTCATGAGACTATTGCCTCAAAGGCTACCCCAACTTATCAG GCAGGTGGAGCAAGATGTTGAGACTGTAATCCACGTTCTCCAGCCAGGTCCAATAGGAATTGTGGAGCACAAATTCACAGACACGGAGATCTTAGAGGCCAGGGCTACAGTGAAAAGAGCAGTGGATAATTGGCGAAGAAATTGGACCCTTGAGAAAAATGTTGGCAGATAA